In Scophthalmus maximus strain ysfricsl-2021 chromosome 5, ASM2237912v1, whole genome shotgun sequence, a single window of DNA contains:
- the LOC118310525 gene encoding tensin-3 isoform X2 translates to MEEGYELDLTYITERIIAVSFPRGCSEEVYSHNLKDVTRMLKSKHADNYLIINLSERRHDLSKMNPKTLDTGWPDMHAPPLDKICTICKAMESWLNADPLHVVVIHCRGGKGRIGVVISSFVHFTDVSASADQALDRFAMRKYYDDKVSALMTPSQKRYVWILNSLLSGSMKINASPLFLHCVILHGIPNFDATGVCRPYIKVYQGMQAVYSSGIYHIGPGHRDRVCITLEPAQLLKGDIMIKCYHKSDLTSERGVIFRLQFHTGAVQGYSMMFEKEDMETASKDPRFPDYGKVELMFSEGPERIPGADRWQNGADVSVDYNTADPLIRWDSYQNICDGEAPRSQGLTQDKAANKRSPSGGEATLGRGARTTSTTSSPDHSDHALSVSSDSGLSSTSLWADRPTPTTAATVRANLGPSQHEKVQLKRLLSGFGLEDPSLEEMDDQGPRVGIQQIVPAQVHINGDPRPKERETDILDDEVITGHDLHSVDSLGTLSSSCHKSSQNSLLSDGFGSPGGDEQQSQSQHSLHHPAPPPMEEYERAYAEAGRGCLSSRSNSVASSNPSSAPVPKQHVYRQGSYSTQSWVRQQQMVAAQQFIYMPEEGNDAERYPGNKQGSSLPKAGLPAEPQGPARDTTADALRNAAPHKEQTTMNNNNNNKQDEEFKSLTMDIDNSIDQLNQLIMDLDPTFVPVSSHGSSMKRNGSAHVSSSVGKCSNGIDDSNAATLTNTQQTAVQSSEGRTGVTRSLSRQGSDVTDQPGFCSSGWRGPEEYRGQRTYSPCVPQSQLRMLFRSDSADFRAQGPDMDGRVEAGSDMAPPTPAFPISPPTPYVKNMSELNHLRQTPSPSMQSYGGYRPDHEPREYSEMIGHVGVESLPDSSINCHRTLSATQSASIVGTLQRTDSSSMNQSWPEHPVLSRHSSLSSYTSARQPPQHSMSLDYDHHSAPLHHPHIHPAPNAHSSPRSSQRSCMARYALGHSSGQSFDEQDDSRVGYASDCPNSSSSLLGNGGMDRDLMMSIDRQIQSHTPQVQPPLLPEKKRASDGEHSLGTASPAPSGFSSPHSGSSVSIPFPNVLPDLSSQTSGTASPLPDVLASKQVTVKFVQDTSKFWYKPDISRDQAISVLKDKEPGCFIVRDSHSFRGAYGLAMKVATPPPSVLQQTKKGGDLSNELVRHFLIECTQKGVRLKGCPNEPYFGSLTALVCQHSITPLALPCKLIIPDRDPLEDVVENTSQTVTNSAAELLKQGAACNVWYLGSVEMESLTGIQAVQKATSMTLSTNPPPTSTVVHFKVSSQGITLTDNQRKLFFRRHYNVNTVIYCALDPQDRKIFGFVARKSGTSMDNICHLFAEHDPEQPASAIVNFVSKVMIGSQKSK, encoded by the exons ATGGAGGAAGGATATGAACTCGACCTCACATATATCACAGAGCGCATCATCGCCGTGTCCTTCCCCCGGGGTTGCTCGGAGGAGGTCTACTCGCACAACCTGAAGGATGTCACGCGAATGCTCAAGTCCAAGCATGCAGATAATTACCTG attatCAACCTCTCAGAGAGAAGACATGATCTCTCTAAAATGAACCCGAAG accctGGATACAGGCTGGCCCGACATGCATGCTCCACCTCTGGATAAGATCTGCACCATCTGTAAGGCCATGGAGAGCTGGCTCAATGCTGACCCTCTACATGTGGTGGTCATACACTGCAGG GGCGGAAAGGGTCGAATAGGTGTCGTCATTTCATCATTTGTGCATTTCACCGATGTTTCAGCCAG TGCTGATCAGGCGCTGGACCGCTTCGCCATGAGGAAATACTACGATGATAAGGTCTCAGCTCTGATGACACCTTCGCAGAAGCG GTATGTTTGGATCCTCAACAGTCTTCTAAGTGGATCCATGAAGATCAATGCCTCCCCCTTGTTCCTGCACTGCGTCATCCTTCATGGGATACCAAACTTCGACGCCACCGGAG tATGTCGTCCGTACATCAAGGTCTACCAGGGAATGCAAGCAGTGTATTCATCTGGAATCTA TCATATTGGTCCAGGCCACAGAGACCGGGTATGCATCACCCTGGAGCCGGCCCAGCTTCTAAAAGGGGACATCATG aTCAAGTGCTACCACAAGAGCGACCTCACTTCCGAGCGCGGAGTTATTTTCCGGCTACAGTTCCACACGGGAGCAGTGCAGGGCTACAGCATGATGTTTGAAAAAGAGGACATGGAGACCGCCAGCAAAG ACCCCAGATTTCCAGATTACGGCAAAGTGGAGCTGATGTTCTCCGAGGGACCAGAGAGAATCCCAG GTGCCGACAGGTGGCAAAATGGAGCAGATGTTAGCGTGGACTACAACACAGCAGACCCTCTAATCCGCTGGGACTCCTACCAGAACATCTGTGATGGTGAAG CGCCACGCTCTCAAGGCCTAACCCAGGACAAAGCCGCTAACAAGAGGAGCCCCAGCGGAGGAGAGGCGACGCTGGGCCGAGGGGCCCGCACAACCTCCACCACTTCCAGCCCTGACCACAGCGACCACGCCCTCTCCGTCAGCAGTGACTCTGGCCTGTCTAGCACTTCCCTGTGGGCAGACAGACCCACACCCACCACCGCTGCCACCGTCAGGGCAAACCTGGGCCCCAGCCAGCACGAGAAGGTCCAGTTGAAGCGCCTCCTTAGCGGTTTTGGTCTTGAGGACCCCTCACTGGAGGAGATGGATGATCAAGGCCCCAGGGTGGGCATCCAGCAAATAGTCCCAGCCCAAGTGCACATCAACGGAGACCCCCGTCCCAAAGAGAGGGAAACGGACATCTTGGATGATGAAGTCATCACAGGTCACGATCTACACAGCGTGGACAGTTTGGGGACCTTGTCGTCCTCCTGCCACAAGAGCAGCCAGAACTCCCTGCTGTCGGACGGCTTTGGAAGTCCAGGAGGAGATGAGCAGCAGAGCCAAAGCCAGCACAGCCTTCACCATCCAGCACCCCCTCCCATGGAGGAATATGAGAGAGCCTATGCCGAGGCTGGAAGGGGTTGTCTGAGCTCCAGGAGCAACTCTGTGGCCTCCTCTAATCCCAGTAGCGCTCCCGTGCCCAAGCAGCATGTCTACAGACAGGGAAGTTACTCCACACAGTCCTGGGTTCGCCAGCAGCAGATGGTCGCTGCACAACAGTTTATCTACATGCCAGAGGAGGGAAATGATGCAGAGCGATACCCGGGAAACAAGCAGGGGAGCAGTTTGCCTAAAGCAGGCCTGCCCGCCGAGCCACAGGGCCCTGCCAGGGACACGACGGCGGATGCTTTGAGGAACGCAGCACCCCACAAGGAGCAGACAACGatgaacaataacaacaacaacaaacaggacGAGGAGTTCAAATCTTTAACAATGGACATCGACAACTCCATCGACCAGCTCAACCAGCTAATCATGGACCTGGACCCCACATTCGTGCCGGTCTCGAGCCACGGCAGCTCCATGAAGAGGAACGGCAGCGCGCACGTCAGCAGCTCAGTGGGCAAATGCTCAAACGGCATCGACGATAGTAACGCGGCAaccctgacaaacacacagcagacag CTGTCCAGTCCAGCGAGGGGCGAACGGGCGTCACGCGGAGTCTGAGTCGGCAAGGTAGTGACGTCACGGATCAGCCCGGCTTCTGTAGTTCAGGGTGGCGTGGGCCCGAGGAGTACAGGGGCCAGCGGACGTATTCCCCCTGTGTGCCACAGTCCCAG CTTCGCATGTTGTTCAGGAGTGACAGCGCAGACTTCAGGGCCCAGGGCCCAGACATGGACGGCAGAGTGGAGGCCGGGAGTGACATGGCTCCACCCACTCCTGCCTTCCCCATCTCTCCACCTACGCCGTACG TGAAAAATATGTCCGAATTGAATCACCTCAGGCAAACACCTTCCCCCAGCATGCAGTCATACGGAGGCTACAGACCAGACCATG AACCCCGGGAATATTCGGAGATGATTGGCCATGTTGGCGTTGAAAGTTTGCCAGACTCCTCCATCAACTGCCACAGGACGCTAAGTGCTACACAGTCTGCCTCTATTGTCGGGACCCTTCAACGGACAGACAG CTCATCCATGAACCAGTCCTGGCCCGAGCATCCTGTCCTGAGCCGCCACTCCTCCCTGAGCAGCTACACCTCTGCCAGACAACCACCGCAGCACTCCATGTCACTGGACTACGACCACCACTCTGCTCCCCTGCACCACCCCCACATCCACCCCGCCCCGAACGCCCACAGCTCGCCCCGGAGCAGCCAGCGGAGCTGCATGGCTCGCTACGCCCTCGGCCACAGTTCGGGTCAAAGCTTTGACGAGCAGGACGACTCCAGGGTCGGCTACGCCTCAGACTGCCCGAACTCCAGCTCCTCCCTGTTGGGAAACGGAGGCATGGACAGGGACCTTATGATGTCCATCGACAGGCAGATTCAGTCACACACGCCCCAGGTGCAGCCCCCACTTCTGCCTGAAAAGAAGAGGGCGTCGGACGGGGAGCACTCGCTGGGAACAGCCTCTCCAGCCCCCAGTGGGTTCTCGAGTCCCCACAGCGGGAGCTCCGTTAGCATCCCCTTCCCCAATGTCTTGCCTGACTTGTCATCTCAGACATCAGGCACAGCCTCACCTCTGCCAG ATGTACTGGCCAGCAAGCAGGTTACCGTCAAATTTGTGCAGGACACATCAAAATTCTGGTATAAGCCAGATATCTCGAGGGATCAAG CCATTTCAGTCCTGAAGGACAAGGAGCCCGGCTGCTTCATCGTGAGGGACAGCCACTCATTCAGAGGGGCCTATGGGCTTGCAATGAAAGTGGCCACGCCCCCACCCTCTGTTCTCCAACAGACCAAGAAAG gaggCGATCTGTCCAATGAATTGGTTCGCCACTTCCTGATTGAGTGTACGCAGAAGGGAGTTCGGTTGAAGGGTTGCCCCAATGAGCCATATTTTG GGAGCTTAACCGCATTGGTCTGCCAACATTCAATTACTCCGCTGGCTCTGCCCTGCAAACTCATTATACCTGACAGAG ATCCTCTCGAAGATGTTGTGGAGAATACCTCGCAGACAGTCACCAACTCTGCCGCTGAGCTGCTAAAACAAGGGGCAG CCTGTAACGTGTGGTACCTGGGCTCAGTGGAGATGGAGTCCCTGACGGGCATCCAGGCAGTGCAGAAGGCCACCAGCATGACTCTGAGCACCAACCCTCCACCAACCTCCACCGTGGTCCACTTCAAAGTGTCCTCCCAGGGAATCACCCTCACTGACAACCAGAGGAA gctctTCTTCAGGAGGCATTACAATGTCAACACAGTCATATATTGTGCATTGGACCCTCAAGATAGAAA GATCTTCGGCTTCGTGGCGAGGAAAAGCGGCACTTCCATGGACAATATATGTCACCTGTTTGCAGAGCACGACCCCGAGCAGCCAGCGAGCGCCATCGTCAACTTCGTCTCCAAGGTGATGATAGGCTCGCAGAAGAGCAAGTAG
- the LOC118310525 gene encoding tensin-3 isoform X1, whose protein sequence is MEEGYELDLTYITERIIAVSFPRGCSEEVYSHNLKDVTRMLKSKHADNYLIINLSERRHDLSKMNPKTLDTGWPDMHAPPLDKICTICKAMESWLNADPLHVVVIHCRGGKGRIGVVISSFVHFTDVSASADQALDRFAMRKYYDDKVSALMTPSQKRYVWILNSLLSGSMKINASPLFLHCVILHGIPNFDATGVCRPYIKVYQGMQAVYSSGIYHIGPGHRDRVCITLEPAQLLKGDIMIKCYHKSDLTSERGVIFRLQFHTGAVQGYSMMFEKEDMETASKDPRFPDYGKVELMFSEGPERIPGADRWQNGADVSVDYNTADPLIRWDSYQNICDGEAPRSQGLTQDKAANKRSPSGGEATLGRGARTTSTTSSPDHSDHALSVSSDSGLSSTSLWADRPTPTTAATVRANLGPSQHEKVQLKRLLSGFGLEDPSLEEMDDQGPRVGIQQIVPAQVHINGDPRPKERETDILDDEVITGHDLHSVDSLGTLSSSCHKSSQNSLLSDGFGSPGGDEQQSQSQHSLHHPAPPPMEEYERAYAEAGRGCLSSRSNSVASSNPSSAPVPKQHVYRQGSYSTQSWVRQQQMVAAQQFIYMPEEGNDAERYPGNKQGSSLPKAGLPAEPQGPARDTTADALRNAAPHKEQTTMNNNNNNKQDEEFKSLTMDIDNSIDQLNQLIMDLDPTFVPVSSHGSSMKRNGSAHVSSSVGKCSNGIDDSNAATLTNTQQTAVQSSEGRTGVTRSLSRQGSDVTDQPGFCSSGWRGPEEYRGQRTYSPCVPQSQLRMLFRSDSADFRAQGPDMDGRVEAGSDMAPPTPAFPISPPTPYVKNMSELNHLRQTPSPSMQSYGGYRPDHEPREYSEMIGHVGVESLPDSSINCHRTLSATQSASIVGTLQRTDSSSMNQSWPEHPVLSRHSSLSSYTSARQPPQHSMSLDYDHHSAPLHHPHIHPAPNAHSSPRSSQRSCMARYALGHSSGQSFDEQDDSRVGYASDCPNSSSSLLGNGGMDRDLMMSIDRQIQSHTPQVQPPLLPEKKRASDGEHSLGTASPAPSGFSSPHSGSSVSIPFPNVLPDLSSQTSGTASPLPDVLASKQVTVKFVQDTSKFWYKPDISRDQAISVLKDKEPGCFIVRDSHSFRGAYGLAMKVATPPPSVLQQTKKGGDLSNELVRHFLIECTQKGVRLKGCPNEPYFGSLTALVCQHSITPLALPCKLIIPDRDPLEDVVENTSQTVTNSAAELLKQGAACNVWYLGSVEMESLTGIQAVQKATSMTLSTNPPPTSTVVHFKVSSQGITLTDNQRKLFFRRHYNVNTVIYCALDPQDRKWKKDGCPAKIFGFVARKSGTSMDNICHLFAEHDPEQPASAIVNFVSKVMIGSQKSK, encoded by the exons ATGGAGGAAGGATATGAACTCGACCTCACATATATCACAGAGCGCATCATCGCCGTGTCCTTCCCCCGGGGTTGCTCGGAGGAGGTCTACTCGCACAACCTGAAGGATGTCACGCGAATGCTCAAGTCCAAGCATGCAGATAATTACCTG attatCAACCTCTCAGAGAGAAGACATGATCTCTCTAAAATGAACCCGAAG accctGGATACAGGCTGGCCCGACATGCATGCTCCACCTCTGGATAAGATCTGCACCATCTGTAAGGCCATGGAGAGCTGGCTCAATGCTGACCCTCTACATGTGGTGGTCATACACTGCAGG GGCGGAAAGGGTCGAATAGGTGTCGTCATTTCATCATTTGTGCATTTCACCGATGTTTCAGCCAG TGCTGATCAGGCGCTGGACCGCTTCGCCATGAGGAAATACTACGATGATAAGGTCTCAGCTCTGATGACACCTTCGCAGAAGCG GTATGTTTGGATCCTCAACAGTCTTCTAAGTGGATCCATGAAGATCAATGCCTCCCCCTTGTTCCTGCACTGCGTCATCCTTCATGGGATACCAAACTTCGACGCCACCGGAG tATGTCGTCCGTACATCAAGGTCTACCAGGGAATGCAAGCAGTGTATTCATCTGGAATCTA TCATATTGGTCCAGGCCACAGAGACCGGGTATGCATCACCCTGGAGCCGGCCCAGCTTCTAAAAGGGGACATCATG aTCAAGTGCTACCACAAGAGCGACCTCACTTCCGAGCGCGGAGTTATTTTCCGGCTACAGTTCCACACGGGAGCAGTGCAGGGCTACAGCATGATGTTTGAAAAAGAGGACATGGAGACCGCCAGCAAAG ACCCCAGATTTCCAGATTACGGCAAAGTGGAGCTGATGTTCTCCGAGGGACCAGAGAGAATCCCAG GTGCCGACAGGTGGCAAAATGGAGCAGATGTTAGCGTGGACTACAACACAGCAGACCCTCTAATCCGCTGGGACTCCTACCAGAACATCTGTGATGGTGAAG CGCCACGCTCTCAAGGCCTAACCCAGGACAAAGCCGCTAACAAGAGGAGCCCCAGCGGAGGAGAGGCGACGCTGGGCCGAGGGGCCCGCACAACCTCCACCACTTCCAGCCCTGACCACAGCGACCACGCCCTCTCCGTCAGCAGTGACTCTGGCCTGTCTAGCACTTCCCTGTGGGCAGACAGACCCACACCCACCACCGCTGCCACCGTCAGGGCAAACCTGGGCCCCAGCCAGCACGAGAAGGTCCAGTTGAAGCGCCTCCTTAGCGGTTTTGGTCTTGAGGACCCCTCACTGGAGGAGATGGATGATCAAGGCCCCAGGGTGGGCATCCAGCAAATAGTCCCAGCCCAAGTGCACATCAACGGAGACCCCCGTCCCAAAGAGAGGGAAACGGACATCTTGGATGATGAAGTCATCACAGGTCACGATCTACACAGCGTGGACAGTTTGGGGACCTTGTCGTCCTCCTGCCACAAGAGCAGCCAGAACTCCCTGCTGTCGGACGGCTTTGGAAGTCCAGGAGGAGATGAGCAGCAGAGCCAAAGCCAGCACAGCCTTCACCATCCAGCACCCCCTCCCATGGAGGAATATGAGAGAGCCTATGCCGAGGCTGGAAGGGGTTGTCTGAGCTCCAGGAGCAACTCTGTGGCCTCCTCTAATCCCAGTAGCGCTCCCGTGCCCAAGCAGCATGTCTACAGACAGGGAAGTTACTCCACACAGTCCTGGGTTCGCCAGCAGCAGATGGTCGCTGCACAACAGTTTATCTACATGCCAGAGGAGGGAAATGATGCAGAGCGATACCCGGGAAACAAGCAGGGGAGCAGTTTGCCTAAAGCAGGCCTGCCCGCCGAGCCACAGGGCCCTGCCAGGGACACGACGGCGGATGCTTTGAGGAACGCAGCACCCCACAAGGAGCAGACAACGatgaacaataacaacaacaacaaacaggacGAGGAGTTCAAATCTTTAACAATGGACATCGACAACTCCATCGACCAGCTCAACCAGCTAATCATGGACCTGGACCCCACATTCGTGCCGGTCTCGAGCCACGGCAGCTCCATGAAGAGGAACGGCAGCGCGCACGTCAGCAGCTCAGTGGGCAAATGCTCAAACGGCATCGACGATAGTAACGCGGCAaccctgacaaacacacagcagacag CTGTCCAGTCCAGCGAGGGGCGAACGGGCGTCACGCGGAGTCTGAGTCGGCAAGGTAGTGACGTCACGGATCAGCCCGGCTTCTGTAGTTCAGGGTGGCGTGGGCCCGAGGAGTACAGGGGCCAGCGGACGTATTCCCCCTGTGTGCCACAGTCCCAG CTTCGCATGTTGTTCAGGAGTGACAGCGCAGACTTCAGGGCCCAGGGCCCAGACATGGACGGCAGAGTGGAGGCCGGGAGTGACATGGCTCCACCCACTCCTGCCTTCCCCATCTCTCCACCTACGCCGTACG TGAAAAATATGTCCGAATTGAATCACCTCAGGCAAACACCTTCCCCCAGCATGCAGTCATACGGAGGCTACAGACCAGACCATG AACCCCGGGAATATTCGGAGATGATTGGCCATGTTGGCGTTGAAAGTTTGCCAGACTCCTCCATCAACTGCCACAGGACGCTAAGTGCTACACAGTCTGCCTCTATTGTCGGGACCCTTCAACGGACAGACAG CTCATCCATGAACCAGTCCTGGCCCGAGCATCCTGTCCTGAGCCGCCACTCCTCCCTGAGCAGCTACACCTCTGCCAGACAACCACCGCAGCACTCCATGTCACTGGACTACGACCACCACTCTGCTCCCCTGCACCACCCCCACATCCACCCCGCCCCGAACGCCCACAGCTCGCCCCGGAGCAGCCAGCGGAGCTGCATGGCTCGCTACGCCCTCGGCCACAGTTCGGGTCAAAGCTTTGACGAGCAGGACGACTCCAGGGTCGGCTACGCCTCAGACTGCCCGAACTCCAGCTCCTCCCTGTTGGGAAACGGAGGCATGGACAGGGACCTTATGATGTCCATCGACAGGCAGATTCAGTCACACACGCCCCAGGTGCAGCCCCCACTTCTGCCTGAAAAGAAGAGGGCGTCGGACGGGGAGCACTCGCTGGGAACAGCCTCTCCAGCCCCCAGTGGGTTCTCGAGTCCCCACAGCGGGAGCTCCGTTAGCATCCCCTTCCCCAATGTCTTGCCTGACTTGTCATCTCAGACATCAGGCACAGCCTCACCTCTGCCAG ATGTACTGGCCAGCAAGCAGGTTACCGTCAAATTTGTGCAGGACACATCAAAATTCTGGTATAAGCCAGATATCTCGAGGGATCAAG CCATTTCAGTCCTGAAGGACAAGGAGCCCGGCTGCTTCATCGTGAGGGACAGCCACTCATTCAGAGGGGCCTATGGGCTTGCAATGAAAGTGGCCACGCCCCCACCCTCTGTTCTCCAACAGACCAAGAAAG gaggCGATCTGTCCAATGAATTGGTTCGCCACTTCCTGATTGAGTGTACGCAGAAGGGAGTTCGGTTGAAGGGTTGCCCCAATGAGCCATATTTTG GGAGCTTAACCGCATTGGTCTGCCAACATTCAATTACTCCGCTGGCTCTGCCCTGCAAACTCATTATACCTGACAGAG ATCCTCTCGAAGATGTTGTGGAGAATACCTCGCAGACAGTCACCAACTCTGCCGCTGAGCTGCTAAAACAAGGGGCAG CCTGTAACGTGTGGTACCTGGGCTCAGTGGAGATGGAGTCCCTGACGGGCATCCAGGCAGTGCAGAAGGCCACCAGCATGACTCTGAGCACCAACCCTCCACCAACCTCCACCGTGGTCCACTTCAAAGTGTCCTCCCAGGGAATCACCCTCACTGACAACCAGAGGAA gctctTCTTCAGGAGGCATTACAATGTCAACACAGTCATATATTGTGCATTGGACCCTCAAGATAGAAA GTGGAAGAAAGATGGCTGTCCAGCAAA GATCTTCGGCTTCGTGGCGAGGAAAAGCGGCACTTCCATGGACAATATATGTCACCTGTTTGCAGAGCACGACCCCGAGCAGCCAGCGAGCGCCATCGTCAACTTCGTCTCCAAGGTGATGATAGGCTCGCAGAAGAGCAAGTAG